In Anomalospiza imberbis isolate Cuckoo-Finch-1a 21T00152 unplaced genomic scaffold, ASM3175350v1 scaffold_52, whole genome shotgun sequence, a single window of DNA contains:
- the LOC137467094 gene encoding solute carrier family 22 member 6-A-like produces the protein MPFGAVLAQVGGLGRFQVLQTALLAVPILLMASHNLLQNFTAAVPPHRCRVPAGPGATPAPHGATPNATSADPRDTLRDSDTILRSPGGTWGSPGATLRSPSGVHSHGATHVTLDGTAGTPDGTRVQPDATWGSSNGSLGPTGAALGWSNVTLGSPDVTLGSCWRYVANVTGGPRATEPCRDGWDYDRSIYVSTIVTEWDLVCGYRQLRQMAQSIYMAGVLVGALVLGGLSDRFGRKAMLIWSYLQLGVMGTCTAFAPNYASYCVFRFAGGMALSGFGLSIACLVVEWIPTPYRAITVAITGFAYTLGQIILAGVAYAVPHWRWLQLSVSLPFFVFLLYSWWLAESARWLVLSGKADRAVKVLQRVATFNNRKEEGEKITVEMLKSNMKEELAALKSSYTISDLVRTPVIRHIFFCLSIVWFSISFSYYGLAMDLQNFGVSIYLIQVIFGAVDFPAKVVVTVSLSYVGRRLSLMVALFLAGLVIVANIFVPTELQTVRTALAVIGKGCLSASFNCVFLYTTELYPTPIRQTGLGFGSTMARVGGIVAPLVKMMDEYYPFLPPAVYGVAPVVAAVAAAFLPETLNTPLPDTIEEVENRTKQKPAGDPKEKIALQPQDGPPLKEA, from the exons ATGCCGTTCGGGGCGGTGCTGGCGCAGGTCGGGGGCCTGGGCCGGTTCCAGGTGCTGCAGACGGCGCTGCTGGCGGTGCCCATCCTGCTCATGGCCAGCCACAACCTGCTGCAGAACTTCACCGCCGCCGTCCCCCCGCACCGCTGCCGCGTCCCCGCTGGCCCCGGTGCCACCCCAGCGCCACACGGAGCCACCCCCAATGCCACCTCAGCGGATCCTCGCGACACCTTGAGAGACTCCGACACCATCCTGAGGTCtcctggtggcacctgggggtCACCTGGTGCCACCCTGAGGTCCCCCAGTGGCGTCCACAGCCACGGTGCCACCCACGTCACACTCGATGGCACCGCGGGGACACCCGATGGCACCCGTGTCCAGCCTGATGCCACCTGGGGGTCCTCCAATGGCAGCCTGGGGCCCACTGGTGCCGCGCTGGGGTGGTCCAATGTCACCCTGGGGTCCCCTGATGTCACCCTGGGGTCTTGCTGGCGCTATGTGGCCAACGTCACCGGTGGTCCCCGGGCCACCGAGCCGTGCCGTGACGGCTGGGACTACGACCGCAGCATCTACGTGTCCACCATCGTCACTGAG TGGGACCTGGTCTGTGGCTACCGGCAGCTGCGGCAGATGGCCCAGTCCATCTACATGGCTGGGGTCCTGGTGGGCGCCCTGGTCCTGGGGGGCCTCTCAGACAG GTTTGGGCGCAAGGCCATGTTGATATGGTCCTACCTGCAGCTGGGGGTGATGGGGACGTGCACGGCCTTCGCGCCCAACTACGCCTCCTACTGCGTCTTCCGCTTCGCCGGCGGGATGGCGCTGTCCGGCTTCGGCCTCAGCATCGCCTGCCTgg TGGTGGAGTGGATCCCCACGCCCTACCGCGCCATCACTGTGGCCATCACCGGCTTCGCCTACACCCTGGGCCAGATCATCCTGGCTGGGGTGGCCTACGCCGTCCCCCACTGGCGCTGGCTCCAGCTCtccgtgtccctgcccttcttcGTCTTCCTCCTCTACTCCTG GTGGTTGGCGGAGTCGGCGCGGTGGTTGGTGCTCTCGGGCAAAGCTGACCGGGCGGTGAAGGTCCTGCAGCGCGTGGCCACCTTCAATAACcggaaggaggagggggagaagaTCACGGTCGAG ATGTTGAAGTCCAACATGAAAGAGGAGTTGGCAGCTCTGAAATCCTCCTACACCATCTCCGACCTGGTCCGGACCCCCGTGATCCGCCACATCTTCTTCTGCCTCTCCATCgtctg GTTCTCCATCAGTTTCTCCTACTACGGTTTGGCCATGGACCTGCAGAACTTCGGGGTCAGCATTTACCTCATCCAGGTGATTTTTGGCGCTGTTGACTTTCCGGCCAAGGTGGTGGTGACCGTGTCCCTGAGCTACGTCGGCCGGCGGCTCTCGCTCATGGTGGCCTTGTTCTTGGCGGGGCTGGTCATTGTGGCCAACATCTTTGTGCCCACAG aGCTGCAGACGGTGCGCACGGCGCTGGCCGTCATCGGCAAGGGCTGCCTGTCCGCCTCCTTCAACTGCGTCTTCCTCTACACCACCGAGCTCTACCCCACCCCCATCAG GCAGACGGGGCTGGGCTTCGGCAGCACCATGGCGCGCGTGGGCGGCATCGTGGCGCCGCTGGTGAAGATGATGGATGAGTACTACCCCTTCCTGCCCCCCGCCGTCTACGGGGTGGCCCCCGTGGTGGCGGCCGTGGCGGCCGCGTTCCTGCCCGAGACCCTCAACACGCCACTGCCCGACACCATCGAGGAGGTGGAGAACAG gaCCAAGCAGAAGCCAGCAGGTGACCCCAAGGAGAAGATCGCGCTCCAGCCCCAGGACGGGCCCCCCCTGAAGGAGGCCTGA